Proteins encoded together in one Bos javanicus breed banteng chromosome 6, ARS-OSU_banteng_1.0, whole genome shotgun sequence window:
- the PDHA2 gene encoding pyruvate dehydrogenase E1 component subunit alpha, testis-specific form, mitochondrial: protein MKKMLTAAVSRVLSGVTQKPASRVLVASCKYSNNATFEIKKCDLYRLEEGPPVTTVLTREDGLKYYKMMQTIRRMELKADQLYKQKFIRGFCHLCDGQEACCVGLEAGINPTDHVITSYRAHGLSYTRGLTVRSILAELTGRRAGCAKGKGGSMHMYAKNFYGGNGIVGAQGPLGAGVALACKYKGNNEVCLTLYGDGAANQGQISEAYNMAALWNLPCIFICENNRYGMGTSVERAAASTDYYKRGNFIPGLRVDGMDILCVREATKFAADYCRSGKGPILMELLTYRYHGHSMSDPGISYRTREEIQSVRSKSDPIMLLKDKMVNNQLASVEELKEIDVEVRKEIDDAAQFAMTDPEPPLEELGHHIYSSNPPFDIRGANQWIKFQSIS, encoded by the coding sequence ATGAAGAAGATGCTGACTGCTGCTGTCTCTCGCGTGCTGTCTGGTGTCACCCAGAAGCCCGCTAGCAGAGTGCTTGTTGCCTCCTGTAAATATTCAAACAATGCTACCTTTGAGATTAAGAAATGTGATCTTTATCGGTTGGAAGAGGGTCCCCCTGTCACTACCGTGCTCACCCGGGAGGATGGACTCAAATACTACAAGATGATGCAGACTATTCGTCGAATGGAACTGAAGGCAGATCAGTTgtataaacagaaatttattcgtGGTTTCTGTCACTTGTGTGATGGTCAGGAAGCTTGTTGTGTGGGTCTTGAGGCTGGGATAAATCCCACGGATCATGTCATTACATCCTATCGGGCTCACGGCTTAAGTTATACGCGGGGACTTACTGTCCGATCAATTCTTGCAGAGCTGACCGGACGAAGAGCTGGTTGTGCTAAAGGAAAAGGAGGGTCCATGCATATGTATGCCAAGAACTTCTATGGGGGCAACGGCATTGTCGGCGCTCAGGGACCACTGGGAGCTGGTGTTGCTTTGGCCTGTAAATACAAGGGGAACAAcgaggtgtgtctgactctgtatggcGATGGCGCAGCTAATCAGGGTCAGATATCTGAAGCTTACAATATGGCGGCTTTGTGGAATTTACCTTGCATTTTCATCTGTGAGAATAACCGCTATGGAATGGGAACATCTGTGGAGAGAGCTGCAGCCAGCACTGATTACTACAAGAGAGGCAATTTTATCCCTGGACTAAGAGTAGATGGAATGGATATTCTATGTGTTCGGGAGGCAACTAAGTTTGCAGCTGACTATTGTAGATCTGGAAAGGGACCCATACTGATGGAGCTGCTGACATACCGTTATCATGGACACAGTATGAGTGATCCTGGAATCAGTTACCGTACACGAGAAGAAATTCAGAGTGTAAGAAGTAAGAGTGATCCTATTATGCTTCTCAAAGATAAAATGGTAAACAACCAGCTTGCCAGTGTTGAAGAATTGAAGGAAATTGATGTTGAAGTGAGGAAAGAAATTGATGATGCAGCTCAGTTTGCTATGACTGATCCAGAACCACCTTTGGAAGAATTAGGCCATCACATCTACAGCAGTAATCCACCTTTTGATATTCGTGGTGCAAATCAGTGGATCAAGTTTCAGTCAATCAGTTAA